One genomic segment of Clostridium estertheticum subsp. estertheticum includes these proteins:
- a CDS encoding RHS repeat-associated core domain-containing protein — protein MKNALGETVTKNTYDPKGNMETSIDGENNKVEYTYTLLGQIKDIVTPNSRKENKKAQSYKYDARGNITGITEGNGNQTSYDLDVWGRITQIVTPEGGTEKYTYDYAGNIITTTDANGGTITYSYNSLGQVSEIKDQEGNSEYFYYDEEGNLSKQLNRNENIVDRSYNIDKNIVSVKAYKKTIEEISKEQKILNIIDQRYNYNEDGTLKNAYTGNMLYEYNFNAEGMLESKSASGKTLLNYDYDKNNNIKTIKDITGKSSIYRYDDANRVKEIKDNSENTVVNYDYFKNDNIKSINYGNGLKTDYSYDGDGNVESLVTVISTGEVIVDYNYAYDLNGNRIEKVSSKHKNHYTYDSMNRLKDSSYDGRQESFTYDKVGNRLSKTTNDITDKYVYNVKNQLKELNQNSGTNLFTYDKQGNTIKEESNLGVNTFEYNNLNQQVKAITKEGNTLVSRYDTEGLRCEIEENEKLTKFIFHKENVLVETDKDYNLISRFTRGYEVVAADISDGDLASEGNRYYYTHDEQGSTVFITDNEQQIKNEYCYDAFGNVLESTEDVDNRITYTGQQFDGITDQYYLRARFYNSVIGRFTQEDVYRGDGLNLYSYCGSNPVGYFDPSGYTKCPIGSNKETNFDEYQYKKKHDQTPKKGERGVWSGERGESKYIPNDKEIQRELAKYDLDGISYKNSEADFSDVALEEVKINGMSGESSLKDARKYNFKAADQELSQKSGVSIKELGKLRKKHGLTWHECNDMKTMQLVPSKINKYFGHTGGIGEINMLFDLLEGKI, from the coding sequence GTGAAAAATGCCCTTGGAGAAACAGTAACTAAAAACACTTATGATCCAAAGGGAAATATGGAAACCTCAATTGATGGTGAAAACAACAAGGTTGAGTATACCTACACCTTACTTGGTCAAATTAAGGATATAGTTACTCCAAACTCCAGAAAAGAAAATAAAAAAGCTCAAAGTTATAAATACGATGCTAGAGGAAACATAACTGGAATCACTGAGGGCAACGGGAACCAAACAAGCTATGACTTAGATGTTTGGGGAAGAATAACTCAAATAGTAACTCCAGAAGGTGGGACTGAAAAGTACACCTACGATTATGCAGGGAATATTATAACAACCACAGATGCAAATGGTGGAACAATAACTTATAGTTATAATAGTTTAGGACAAGTATCAGAGATAAAAGATCAAGAAGGAAATAGTGAATATTTCTATTATGATGAAGAAGGAAATTTAAGTAAGCAGTTAAACAGAAATGAAAACATTGTAGATAGAAGTTATAATATTGATAAAAACATAGTTTCTGTAAAAGCTTATAAAAAGACAATAGAAGAAATTTCAAAAGAGCAAAAAATCTTAAACATTATAGATCAAAGATATAATTATAATGAAGATGGAACACTAAAAAATGCATACACAGGAAACATGTTGTATGAGTATAACTTTAATGCTGAAGGAATGCTGGAAAGCAAAAGTGCATCAGGAAAAACACTTTTAAATTATGATTATGATAAAAATAATAATATTAAAACTATAAAAGATATTACAGGTAAAAGTAGTATTTATAGATATGATGATGCAAATAGAGTAAAAGAAATAAAGGATAATAGTGAAAACACCGTAGTAAATTATGATTACTTTAAAAATGATAATATAAAAAGCATAAACTATGGAAATGGATTAAAGACGGATTATAGCTATGATGGTGATGGCAATGTTGAGAGCTTAGTTACAGTAATTTCAACAGGTGAAGTAATAGTTGATTACAATTATGCTTATGACCTAAATGGAAATAGAATAGAAAAAGTGAGCAGTAAACATAAAAACCACTACACCTATGACAGCATGAATAGATTAAAAGATTCAAGCTATGATGGAAGACAAGAAAGCTTTACCTACGATAAGGTAGGCAACAGATTAAGCAAAACAACAAATGATATAACAGATAAATATGTTTATAATGTAAAAAACCAACTAAAAGAACTTAATCAAAATTCTGGCACAAATCTCTTTACTTATGATAAACAAGGCAATACAATAAAGGAAGAAAGTAACCTAGGTGTAAACACCTTCGAGTACAACAACTTAAACCAACAAGTTAAAGCTATAACTAAGGAAGGAAACACTTTAGTTAGTAGATATGATACTGAAGGTTTAAGATGTGAGATTGAAGAGAATGAGAAGTTAACTAAGTTTATATTCCATAAGGAAAATGTATTAGTTGAAACAGATAAGGACTATAATTTAATTTCTAGATTCACTAGAGGTTATGAAGTTGTTGCGGCTGATATTTCTGATGGAGATTTAGCGTCAGAGGGAAACAGATATTATTATACTCATGATGAGCAAGGTAGTACAGTTTTTATTACTGATAATGAGCAACAAATAAAAAATGAGTATTGTTATGATGCTTTTGGTAATGTTTTAGAAAGTACTGAAGATGTTGATAATCGGATAACTTATACAGGTCAACAGTTTGATGGAATAACGGATCAATACTATTTGAGGGCTAGATTTTATAATTCTGTTATTGGGAGATTCACTCAGGAGGATGTTTATAGGGGCGATGGGTTAAATCTTTATAGTTATTGTGGGAGTAATCCTGTGGGATATTTTGATCCTAGTGGATATACAAAATGTCCAATAGGGAGTAATAAAGAAACTAATTTTGATGAGTATCAATATAAAAAGAAACATGATCAAACACCTAAAAAAGGCGAGAGAGGCGTTTGGTCGGGTGAGAGGGGAGAATCAAAATACATTCCTAATGACAAAGAAATTCAAAGAGAACTTGCGAAATATGACTTAGATGGAATTAGTTATAAAAATTCAGAAGCAGATTTTAGTGATGTTGCGTTGGAGGAAGTTAAAATTAATGGTATGAGTGGAGAATCTAGTTTAAAGGATGCTAGAAAGTATAATTTTAAAGCTGCTGATCAGGAGTTATCACAAAAAAGTGGAGTTTCTATTAAAGAACTGGGAAAACTTAGAAAAAAACACGGACTTACATGGCATGAATGTAATGATATGAAAACAATGCAATTAGTTCCAAGCAAGATTAATAAATATTTTGGACATACTGGAGGTATAGGAGAAATAAATATGTTGTTTGATCTTTTGGAAGGAAAAATATGA
- a CDS encoding DUF6985 domain-containing protein, whose translation MKKIIDSVFGELEVYDLGWRKGYSINIFGEHYDVLLTVDGEDRIMEEQKKSYQIFEKSKNKYLSTVEGDLFKYYLENIKEIRKNIEAENYNIEAPVIENKDQFKKLIKPREIIIPEYIDEDTTTFAITFDCTWVGDHTLVIRFDNDDIEIGTEEIIF comes from the coding sequence TTGAAAAAAATAATTGATTCAGTTTTTGGAGAGCTAGAAGTTTATGATTTAGGATGGAGAAAAGGATATAGTATAAATATATTTGGAGAACATTATGATGTTCTTTTGACTGTAGATGGTGAAGATAGAATAATGGAAGAACAGAAAAAAAGTTATCAAATTTTCGAAAAAAGTAAAAATAAGTATTTAAGTACAGTAGAGGGGGATTTATTTAAATATTATCTGGAAAATATTAAGGAAATAAGAAAAAATATTGAGGCTGAAAATTATAATATTGAAGCCCCAGTTATTGAAAATAAAGATCAATTTAAAAAATTGATTAAACCACGTGAGATAATTATACCGGAATATATTGATGAGGATACTACCACATTTGCTATAACATTTGATTGTACCTGGGTAGGAGATCATACTCTTGTTATAAGATTTGATAATGATGATATTGAGATAGGGACAGAAGAAATAATATTTTAA